Proteins found in one Triticum urartu cultivar G1812 chromosome 4, Tu2.1, whole genome shotgun sequence genomic segment:
- the LOC125550884 gene encoding transcriptional corepressor SEUSS-like, with amino-acid sequence MVSSGPPNPMGPGQPVGGASLLRTSSSLLSGGQQGMGGGGGMLQSQSPFSSLVSPRSQFGGNGLLGATSNVSSLLNRSSFGNGSPVPSPGQMPNGGLPMNTLQQRGGLDGAGDFTGTGGSDPMSFPSSSSQVSLGNHLGSDILQQQQMDVRDLQHQQEQQHQQHQLPMSYNQQQLPSQQSQPQAAVKLENGGSIGGVKLEQQMGLPDQNGPAQMIRNAGNVKFESQQLQGLRGLGAVKMEQSSSDPSAFLQQQQQQQQHHHHLLQLTKQNPQAAAAAQLNLLQQQRLLHMQQQHQQQHQQILKNLPLQRNQLQQQQQQQQQQQQQQQQLLRQQSLNMRAPGKLAPYEPGTCAKRLTHYMYHQQNRPQDNNIEYWRNFVNEYFAPTAKKRWCVSLYGSGRQTTGVFPQDVWHCEICNRKPGRGFETTVEVLPRLCQIKYASGTLEELLYIDMPRESQNASGQIILDYAKAIQESVFDQLRVVREGHLRIVFNPDLKIASWEFCARRHEELIPRRSIIPQVSQLGTVVQKYQAAAQSSTSLTTQDMQNNCNSFVACARQLAKALEVPLVNDLGYTKRYVRCLQIAEVVNCMKDLIDYSRQTGSGPINSLHNFPRRSPAGINPLQPQQQQPEEQQSVPQSSNQSGQNSAPMAGVQASASANADVTSNSSLTCAPSTSAPSPSVVGLLQGSVNSRQDHPMGTVNGLYNSGDDGVIPKVNSTSSLQSNPSPSFSSQVPTSSNNNMMPAPQNTNQLSSPAVSSSNLPPMQPPATRAQEPEPSDSQSSVQRILQEMMSSQMNGVGHGANDMKRPNGLAPGINGVNCLVGNAVTNHSGVGGMGFGAMGGFGSNSAASGLRMAMANNAMANSGMAMNGRMGMGMHHSAHDLSQLGQQQQQQNQHQHQQHQQQHDIGNQLLGGLRAANSFNNLQYDWKPSQ; translated from the exons ATGGTATCGTCAGGGCCGCCGAACCCAATGGGGCCTGGGCAGCCAGTAGGCGGTGCCTCACTTCTCCGGACAAGTTCTAGCCTGCTCAGTGGTGGCCAACAGGGAATGGGTGGGGGTGGCGGCATGCTTCAGTCGCAGTCCCCGTTCTCATCTCTCGTCTCCCCAAGGTCTCAGTTTGGTGGAAATGGCTTGCTGGGAGCAACCTCTAATGTCTCCTCCCTGCTTAATCGGTCATCGTTTGGAAATGGGAGCCCTGTTCCAAGTCCAGGACAAATGCCAAACGGTGGGCTTCCGATGAATACCCTTCAGCAGAGAGGGGGCCTTGATGGCGCTGGTGATTTTACTGGCACTGGAGGATCCGATCCTATGTCGTTTCCATCCTCCTCCTCGCAGGTTAGTTTGGGCAATCACCTAGGTTCAGATATCCTGCAGCAGCAGCAGATGGATGTGCGGGATTTGCAGCACCAGCAAGAGCAACAACATCAACAACATCAACTGCCGATGTCTTACAACCAGCAGCAGTTGCCGTCACAGCAGTCGCAGCCGCAGGCTGCAGTGAAGTTGGAGAATGGTGGCAGCATTGGTGGAGTCAAATTAGAACAGCAGATGGGGCTGCCTGACCAGAATGGCCCAGCCCAGATGATCCGCAATGCTGGAAATGTAAAATTTGAGTCGCAGCAGTTGCAAGGGTTGAGGGGTTTGGGTGCAGTCAAGATGGAGCAGTCGAGTTCCGACCCATCAGCATTCTTgcagcaacagcagcaacaacagcagcaCCATCACCACTTGTTGCAACTCACGAAGCAGAACCCTCAAGCTGCTGCGGCTGCCCAACTGAACCTCTTGCAACAGCAGCGTCTTTTGCATATGCAGCAGCAGCATCAGCAGCAACACCAACAGATTCTAAAGAATCTGCCTTTACAGAGAAACCAATTacaacagcaacagcagcagcagcaacaacagcagcagcagcagcagcagttaCTTCGTCAACAGAGTCTAAACATGAGAGCCCCAGGAAAGCTGGCTCCTTATGAGCCAGGTACCTGTGCAAAAAGATTGACCCATTACATGTATCATCAACAGAACAGACCACAG GATAACAATATAGAGTACTGGAGAAACTTTGTCAATGAGTATTTTGCTCCAACTGCTAAAAAGAGGTGGTGTGTGTCTCTCTATGGAAGTGGTCGTCAAACTACTGGAGTTTTCCCTCAG GATGTCTGGCACTGCGAAATATGCAATCGAAAGCCTGGCCGGGGCTTTG AGACAACAGTAGAGGTCTTACCGCGACTATGCCAAATCAAATATGCGAGTGGTACATTGGAAGAACTATTGTATATTGATATGCCACGCGAATCCCAGAATGCATCTGGACAGATTATTTTGGATTATGCAAAAGCAATCCAGGAAAGTGTCTTTGATCAATTGCGCGTGGTACGTGAGGGGCATCTAAGGATAGTTTTTAATCCAGACCTCAAG ATTGCATCTTGGGAGTTTTGTGCTAGGCGTCATGAGGAACTGATTCCGCGGAGATCAATAATACCTCAG GTTAGTCAGCTTGGCACGGTTGTACAAAAATACCAGGCTGCTGCTCAAAGTTCAACGAGTTTAACGACCCAGGACATGCAGAATAATTGCAACTC GTTTGTTGCATGTGCGCGCCAACTGGCTAAAGCCTTGGAGGTGCCTTTGGTAAATGATTTAGGATATACAAAAAGATATGTCCGCTGCCTTCAG ATTGCGGAGGTGGTAAACTGCATGAAAGATCTGATTGACTATAGCAGGCAGACTGGATCTGGACCAATCA ATAGCCTTCATAACTTTCCTCGGAGGAGTCCAGCAGGTATTAACCCTCTTCAACCACAGCAGCAACAGCCTGAAGAGCAGCAATCTGTTCCCCAGAGTTCAAACCAGAGTGGCCAAAATTCTGCTCCTATGGCTGGTGTGCAGGCTTCTGCCTCTGCCAATGCAGACGTGACATCAAATAGTTCTTTGACGTGTGCACCCTCTACATCTGCACCCTCGCCATCTGTTGTTGGGCTCCTCCAAGGTTCAGTGAATTCTAGACAAGATCATCCAATGGGCACCGTAAACGGTCTGTATAACAGTGGAGATGATGGCGTGATTCCCAAGGTGAACTCTACAAGTTCATTGCAGTCAAATCCGTCTCCCTCTTTCTCTTCCCAGGTGCCCACATCATCCAATAACAACATGATGCCCGCCCCTCAGAACACAAACCAACTCAGTTCCCCAGCAGTATCATCATCAAACTTGCCTCCAATGCAGCCACCTGCAACTCGGGCTCAGGAACCTGAGCCAAGTGATTCCCAAAGCTCGGTTCAGAGAATCTTGCAAGAGATGATGTCATCACAAATGAATGGTGTTGGCCATGGAGCGAATGACATGAAGAGACCAAACGGACTTGCCCCTGGTATTAATGGGGTTAACTGCTTAGTTGGTAATGCGGTCACAAATCACTCAGGAGTGGGAGGAATGGGATTTGGGGCCATGGGTGGATTTGGTTCAAATAGTGCAGCTAGTGGACTGAGAATGGCAATGGCAAACAATGCAATGGCAAACAGTGGGATGGCAATGAATGGCAGGATGGGGATGGGGATGCATCACAGTGCACATGACCTATCACAGTTGggccagcagcagcagcagcagaacCAGCACCAGCACCAGCAGCATCAGCAACAGCATGACATAGGAAATCAGCTGTTGGGTGGACTTAGAGCTGCAAATAGCTTCAATAATCTTCAGTATGACTGGAAACCCTCTCAATAG